The following is a genomic window from Neodiprion lecontei isolate iyNeoLeco1 chromosome 4, iyNeoLeco1.1, whole genome shotgun sequence.
TAATATTGTAATGAGGACCGAGAGTTCGCGTGGGGATTCAATCGCAAGACTGTGCATTTTACTTTACGTCTGGATAAAGTTGTAAAGTGTAAAGAGAGGATATTGTTATCCAAAGATACAATGGCACAATGATTTGATTTCGCATATACTTAGAATTTCTTTCGAGTGTTTCAAGCTCttgagaacaaaaattttaacttattatttgataatttcGCAGCATGACTTCGTCTCGAATAGTGAGATGTATAATCGAAGCTTTTCAGTGCTCAAGTTAATCGCAATTGGTTTTATTGCATcagtgtttatttattttatttcatgtatACCAGCAGGATTAACAAAAGGTATATTCACCTTCGCTAAAGCGTACAAATGTTTGTTACGGACTGTAGAACCAGACTAACTTTTTACATTCCCAGCCTTCGATATTAACAAAGTAAATTTCTTATCAATAATATTCTCTGAATTTTCACATACACGTTTCACGCAGGTGTGCAAGCGAATAATACGTTTTTTATCATCCTTCATGATGATCACGTCCAAAAACAGAAACCAAACACTAACTGCGTCGTTGTGGCTGGTTTCGAGGTGACTGACCCCTAGCCATGAGCTTTATTTTTCAAGGAACCAAAACCATACGGTAGATGAATATTTTAGTCAACACGTCGCGTTAAGACGAGACACGAATCTGCCCATTAGTTGTAATCAAATATGCCTGTGTAACTATATCGTACACACGCTACAACATGCTCAGCTAGAATTgaaaacatatatatacctatatcctATGTACATGCAAAAGGAAGTGTGACATGGGCAAGATACGATGCAAAAGAAGTCTCGAGTAAAAAAAGCAATCATGTTGACCAGAATAGGTGTAGACGTAAATAGATCGGCACTAGAGAACGTAAAAAAAACAGACAGCCACGTGGAGATCTGGCTAAGCGATGTGGAATGTATGAAAAAGCTCACGGAGTGGCGGCAGCGCGAAGTTGAAACAATGATGAGAATTTATCTTTCAGTCGGGACATTTTACGTGCGATTTGAAGGTGAGGATTGCTCTCAACAGTTTTAAAATACAGCGTCAGCTGGACGTCGATATGTGTATATGACATAATTCGTTTTGAATATAGCTGTTAAAATTACTGGGCCGTTTAGCATGAAGTTAAACTTTTGGAAACCTGCAAGATTCATTCTTATTCACGGTTCAAACTTGTTGCTGAAGAACAAACCaatcatttattgtaaataaaaaaaaaaaaaaatcaaaaaaaaaaaaagacattaAACAAACGTAAAAATTGCATATCCGCGGACTGTTACTGCCAGAAACTGGGATAAAAACTTTGCAGATAAGACGTGTCGCGGGATTCCGACGGCGTCAATTGGAAAAAGGTGTGCGCATCGGTCGACCAATGACAGGTGAGAGAGCGATGCGCGTAAGCGAACGTGTCGTGTTGAATATCGTGACGTCGATTGGGGCGCGTGTAAAAATAGGAAGATTTCGTGCAGTTCGGAGGTAATTTGGCGACGACGTCACGTCGCGTTTACGCGTTCTTTAACCCCTGGGAGTACATATTTTTCCTGCCAGTCAAACTCCTTGAAACTAGGTATACAAGGGTTCTCGAAGtcactgatttcaaaaatggggTCAGgtctgagaaattttcaaaattcaaaacgacGGATCTAATATGAGCGAGTATGAtcaattttattgtattttcagTCTGCCGTACTGGATCCGTCacattgaattttgaaattctgacaTCGGACCCGTCTTTAGCGACAACGAAAAATCAAGACTGCTAGGTTCCACTTTTCTAGTCCCCATAGTCTTCCGgcaattacatttattctgtAGACACATTTTCAACGCTTTGTTTATTTGTGGCGCTCACTATATTCGCGGAATCATCGTAATCCCTcttaacaaaaaaacaaaattacagtgatatctcaaaaattgaatataaatcttTAATAAGCGATTCAGAAAAGCTGTCTCATATAAGAGACGCTGTGCCGCAAATGGTTAATACATAACAGTTaatatattgataaaaaatagacGCTCCGTATTAAAAAAGTCAATATCGATTGACAAGCGAATCGTATCGCCCACCAGTGATAAAATAGTATACGAACACCTATATTCGCAGAAAGAAATCTTTTTGACGTCACATTGCACGGAACTCTGGGGCGCGAAGTTAATTGAATTTACGCAAATTTACATTTACGTAAAAGTTGAGGCCCTTGAGTATAATTATTGGCGGCGGTGGTATCGTTACACAATCGGGTGTTCCCTTGAACgctgatttttttatactttatttttcttactttatACGACGTGTGCCTGTAATTATGAGTGACAATTACAATCAATCTGACTGTACAAAAAACCAGAATCCTGTTCTGctatcaattttggaatatatTTTGCTAGTTATACCTGCGGGAgttttttgtcattttacGTCCTCTTCACCTTTGGAATGCTCAGAGTCACCGTGGTTACGTTAATTGCTTGTTTTTCAGACGTTTCTGAAAGACGGCCAAGATTTATGCAGAGCAATGAATCGCGTGACATATTGCGTCAAACTTCGTAATTCGAAATTACAATGTTGGCCAATTTTTCACCAACCATGGGAGCCGTTCAACTATCTTgaacaatttcaaacaaaaattccAGTGCGGTTACGGAAAAATgtaggtaaaaaatattcgagatTTGGTCATTGTCTTTAAGTTGTTCTTAATATTCAGTCGCGTTCATTAAAATCGACAATCACAAATGGTCTACTTTTCCTGCACGACGatgaaattacattttttttccttgacaCCGTGCTCCAGTTTCACACTGATAGTCAAGTTTGATAACAAACCGTAACAGGATAAACCATGTTCTAACAATGAAAGCTGCACTTACAGCACTTTGAGGAATGAACTCATAGTTTATTCATAGCATAGaatacaaattattaaatgatatttttgaaagaGAACTTTTCCGTAATGACCAGGTAACATTACAACACATGCGTAATCCGAATGTCTGCACCGGTGAGAAGaaatgcattaaaaaaaattcgaagttttttttcccctctaaatatttcatgtaaatattttttaagattgCACGGGTggtaaaaaaacatttaaaaagtcAAACCATTCGAGATAAGTTCAAGAAAATGTCAGCCTAATCCCGGCGTCTGAATAACGtacaatttattgttttatcTCGATTATATGAAGTAAAAACGGTAGATTTCTTACGGGGTTGTAGATCAGCAAAATAAAAGAGCGAactattttttgaaacatggTTATCTGAATACACGTTTAAGCTCATCATAACACAACAGCGTATCAATGGCTTTCAGTAGtatttgatatatatatatatacatatatatatatatattatttgataataatacgaTATCTGCAAAAGATTTTCAAATGCATGCGAGAAATAATGCAAAACGCAACCAATTCTCAGTGCAATGACAAATAATACACGGAGGGAAAGGATTATTTTAGTGAAGTGATGTTCGTTTGATTCAACTAAATGCGGCGAACACAATATACTCACTTGATTCcacaaaataattttgctGGTTTAACAAAATTTAGCTGAATCAACTAAAGATTTTCTTAGACCGATAGATCTTGAATTgagacaaataaatatttatttcaccgCTCGTGGCCACACATTCAGTTGtatcaattacttttttctctcagtaTGATAAATAAGTGTGCCAATCGCTATTGGAATTCGTGCTGTAATTTTTCGCCATATTTCAGATTAACGGAATGAGGTTGCAGCTTGTTGCGGTTTCCCCGACTATGGCATTTGGGTACGTGGAATTTATggaaaatcataaatttcGCGATTGTCTTACGATTCGGAGGTAAGCACGTGTTACCTCGTGGCCTGAGAATTGGACTCGGAGAAAGAAACTGGGCTGCAAAATTGTCTACGAAAGAAAATCTGATTGGGAGATTGACTTGACTCTCGATCCGTTCCGGAGATGCGAGACTCGTCGAATGACCGGAGCACGTATCGAGAGGCTTAGGAAAATCGCACGAGGGGTAATGGCGAATGATAGAAGGAGCGCAGAGCGAAAAACGCAGTGGGAGACGTGAACGAGGTGCGAATGAGCGAGCAATTCCTAACGGAAAGCAAACGAGAGTAAATGTGTGGGGAAGTGGAACGTGACTAAATAAGAGCGACGTCACGCTTCGCGCACCCGAGTATTGGGCCGTATAAATTGGCGCTGGTTTTGTCAAACTCAAAGTTCGCGCGTCAGTCGATCGTCCGTATTTCGCGCGTGTCGGAAGCCGCTCCGTAACCgagaataatcgaaaaaaaaaaatacagaataaAAGCATGGTGCTTGTCGATCTGCTCGCAGTTCGGTTGTTCATTCGTTGAGTCGAGACTTgtgacaattttcaaattttagaaatGGAGTATTTGAGCTTTGATCCGAAAAGTAAAAAGCTGACGCTGGAAGAATGCGCCGTTCCTTCGCCATCCGAGAAGGAAGTTCTAATCAAAGTTTCACATTCTGGAATCTGCGGTACCGATTTACACATACTCGACGTAAGTGCTTACGTTTCGAATAACGCCGTATCGCCGATAATTCATCGTGTCGGTTGATAGCTGCGCATCACCCTGAAAATCtggtaaaaactaaaatcaacCGCAGCACACTCTTCCTGTCAGTCTGCACGAATTCGAGCGCACATTTTATAAATCCTTTACAATTCGTAAGTCATTTCACTTCGTTTCGAGTATTAAGAAATGGCGTTATGAAATTAACCAATGGCAGCCGAGTAAGAAATtgtgacatattttttttttcctcattgtTACATTTTTAACCGCTGCGTCGAGCTTTTGCCTCTGCCTAACGTTATATTCATTAGAAGTATTTTCGAGCCTTGAACGAGTGGCCTAGTTTCTACGATTCTGTTATTCGCTCTGttgaaataattcgaaaatcatCGCACCTCGTTCGgttagaagagaaaaaataaacctaTCGAGTATCTGCGGTTTCAATgcatatatttaatttcaatgtGCAGCCCGAAAAAAACACTATCCTCgtataatttgattttatttcgttcACAGGGCGCCTTCCCCTGCAAAGATGGCCCGCTAATTTTGGGTCACGAGTTCTCCGGTCTTGTGCAGGCTGTCGGTTCGGCGGTAACGGCTTTCAAGGTCGGGCAAAAAGTTGTCGCTGATCCGAACACTGGGTGCAATACTTGCGACTTTTGCCACGGCGGTAATTACCACTTTTGCAGACTCGGCGGTATTCACAACACCATAGGAATATTTCGTGACGGGGGCTGGGCTACCCACGTCCTAGTTCCCGACTCCCAAGTAAGTCGATACCACGCCGTGACCCAAATAGGGTGAATAACGAAATGTACAGTCCGGCCGGAAAGTTTTCGGCACGAGACTCGAGTTGTGCatttgtaaattaaatttcgtaTATATATGACGCCGCTCGTGAATttaatgggaaaaaaaactatgaTATACGCAATCGATGGAGAGTTTAGACCGGTGATTTTATCATCGTAAAATGTTGCACGCTGCGAATAACTGATAAAATCTACTAGGCTTAGAAGGTGACGGAAGTATGATTGTGTTCCTGAAGCTGTGACGTTGCGAGTGAATGTCTGATCGACGGGTGAGcgaatactttttttaaatcttattTTAAAACATACCTTGTCTGGTCCGAAGGTACACTTAGTGCCCGAGGGAGTGAAACTACCTCAAGCAGCCCTGGTCGAGCCATTGTCCTGCCTGGTCCACGGTTGGGACATATTAAATCCTGTCCATGTTGGTACGAGAATTTTGATAATAGGAGCGGGAATAATCGGTTCGTTGTGGTCGTGTCTCCTCCATCTCTACGGTCAGCGAAAAACAGTGACGATCAGCGAGCCTCAGGTGAAGCGGAGACGACTGTTCGAAAATTTGGGTAAGTACAGAAGTGCCCGAAAGCCCCAGGTGGGTTTTTCATTTAGATTTTCTTCCCCCCGTAAACtaaattgcaaattaatcAGACGATCTGATACTTTACCTGCGGCGTAGAAGCCTCTGCtgcaatgttgaaaaaatatcaaacttttcACGTGAATCTACAGTTTGAATAATTACacgggaaaatttttgagctACCTGTTGAGACTTCTAGCGACATGAGGAACTAAATTACGAACGTACGCACGTTATACGAAGATTGTCAACACAGAGTCGATTATTTGAGGTCAATGTTAATCCTTCGACTCAATGACGTCTACGAATCACAGCGACTGGAACTACTTCGCGTaaatacgtatacacatacagGCGATCAAGCAGGTGGGCATAAATATGCCGAGCACTGAACTATACGTCCCACGAACGCAACACACGATATCTACATAGGCTATTCGAATCCCTATTTaccgttgaaattttcaaactgctAAACGTCTCGAATGTTGAGCGACGAAAAAACCGAGTTGATTTTTGTTGACAATGAGGTGTGTCTAAGAGCTGTATTAGGATGGTCTTTATTTAgggtgttttcgaaaattcctgCGGACAAGGcggaaaaagtttgcaaaaaaatcaaacaaaatgtACACAAAACTTGAAGCCTGTAGGTCAACTCTGAGAACTGCCTCGAAAGCAGtgaaatttcccatttaaataacatgggaattCGAGCTTACtacatccttttttttttccccgcctTAATAATCCCGGCGGGGTTCTTAGTTCTTAGAGTTGACCTACAGGCTTCAAGTTttgcgtacattttttttgatttttttgcaaactttttccgCCTTGTCCGcaggaatttttgaaaacaccctaaataaggaccaccctaagcTGTATTCACGCGGTAGTTATTGTATGTAAACTAGGTTCGTCGTTAATCGCAGGTGGAATTTCGACTGTTAACAATACAGGCTTCAGAGGATTGCACACTCTGAGTCTGTATACTTACagttatatataaattttgcTCAATTTTAATTGTTCTCTGTACTTATTTATTGCCAGATTTGGGTTTCAAGACTGTTGCTCCGGAGGATTTAAAGGGCTCGGAGTTCGATCTAGCGATAGATTGCAGTGGCTCAGGTCCCGCTATGCAGGAAGCCTTGACTTTGCTGGGCAGGGGAGGACGGCTCTGCGTTTTTGGAGTCGCCAATCCGAATACGGAAGTCAAATTCAAACCGTTCGAGGTGCTGCTGGAAGTGAAAATGGGCTTACGAAACAAAAACCAAATTTCAATAATCCAATGCGTAATAACACTATTTTTTTACAGGTTTACGCGAGGGAATTGGCCATTGTCGGCGTGAACATTAATCCATTCACCTTCCCGAAAGCTTTGTCTCTGATAACGGCTATGACCGACACTTATCTCGACTACGAAAAACTAGGAATAGGTGTCTACTCGTTGAAACAGTATCAGGAGGCTTTGACTGCTCTGAGGAACGGTGATATCAGTAAAGTAGTATTTAAATTTTAGTCATACATTATAATCCAATCGTCACATTGTATTATCAGTAAATTGTGATCAGTTAtcgtaatattaaaaaaacaaatttttataatcgttAATGTTATTTACCTATCCTTCTTTATCTCATCTGTCTCCTTCGTCCTGCAGATCAGCGTTAGTTTTCaacctcaattttttttcaggcaTTACTGACATCTTCGCACAGTGCAAGGATTCGCAATGATCTAAGGAACTAAAGTTCTGTACACCATAATTGCTaggtacttttatttttcctagCTGCCCCGGCACCTGAAACAAATATTCATTCGCAGTACGAAGTCTGAGGCAAAAAAATCGTGCTAATTTCAGTGATCAAAATTTCACAGCTTAAAGTCAAGCTCTTCAGATTCAGGGTTTCTCTCGATGACGTATAATTCTCTCGTGATATGTCCAATGATCTCTGAACTTGGATGTCCGCGTAATTAAAGGCTGGTTGTACATTCGTTCGCATGCATCAAGTTTGAACGGACTATCTATTTACCGAATAATATCTACTGGCACTATTTACGGATGTCTGATAACAATACGGTTCACAACGGCGATGTATGCAGGATGTGAGTTGTCCGGATAAGGCGCTCGCTTTCATGAAATTGTCACAGTGCATTCCTCGCTTCTCCCAAGTACCGAACACGACCTCAAAAATGTATACGTTCTACGGATTTCTGGTGATTTGGAGCGGGTTACAAATAGGTGAGTAGGCAGGTATGTCGGCTTGTTTTTACGTGCGAGAAAAAATAGACGAATTGAGAAATTCATCAATATTACGCGAATCAAGTTCAAGATCAGAGTTCCTTGACAAGTAACCACGAAATATGTGTTTGTCTACAAGGAATTGTGCTTCAGCGTACAGAGAGTATCCTCATCGTTTTTGTTCCAGCCTTTTCTTCTCGAGAACCGGGTGTCGTTGGAGGGGAACTATTAGCGGCAACGCCAATGGTAATTCAAAGTATCGGAAAAAACCTATCCCTGGACTGCGAGCTTCCAAATTATGGAAATAACCCTACTCGTTGGTCGATAGTTAACCGTGACGTAGTCACTAATTTAACGACCGAAGATGGAACGGAGCTTGTTGTCCCGAACAATCGATATGGTTTAGTTAACAACGCGGAACGATCAACGACGACATTTACGGtatgacaatatttttacaatccAAATCCAATGAACCTTTGgatatatcaatttttcaaaaatccaaCCATCGAGTATGAAACACGAGTGTTTGCGACGTGCGACTCTCCCGTACAGGCAATGAATTTAAGATGCGAACCCTGAACATTTAAGActgtgaataatttaattaattttttcttcagattaaaaatttccaacaagAAGATACGGGACTCTATTTTTGTGAGGTAGGGCAGCTAAATGGTCATGGATTGTTCTATTACATCAACGTGGGAGTTCGACAATAACGGAGTTCGTTAATGTTTCGATGATGCCGTTAAtctaaaaatgtaaaaaaatacagttaCCTTTGCGCACAAGGTCTCGCGTACTGTGTTCAAGCACCGCCTGACTGATCGTGATTTACAAACTGAGGCGTCAATGGAGGCGAAGGTCCAACAATTTCGTTACTGataaattgaacaaacaaatTGGAGAAGACGCAATTTATctcgattcatttttactgCCATTCACCTGTTTCCGATTCTTTTTCAAGATAGAATCAAATGCAGCACGTCTACGATACACGTAACATCAATGCCTCGAAATATTAGGTATCTCGGTTATCGTTGCTTTTCTCCAATAACATAATtccacttacaattagtgcaGTTGCAAAATCACGAGTTTTGTAGATCGCTCTGCGTACATCGACCTTCGTAACCAAACCGGTTGGAAGACCCATATACCGTAATTAAGCAGTAAAAGTCGTCGAACTGTTATCCGAATATATAGACTTGATCTATTCCTGTCATTTGATTCCATTTATTTAGGTCAATTTCTAGGAATTATCATATTACGTGCAGagaatacatataaatttacGGTACACTGCAAATAAGCACTTTCATGTacatgaaattataaatacattgATTGTTCAAAGTCAAAGTTCAATTCCTTCTACACACAATTTATCCATCCAGATAAGAGGCCCGATAAGATTTCTGAGAAAACAAATAGATATTAGCTATAAGCCAATAACTTACTAAATAGTTTGAAAGGTGGATGAttttttgcttattttataCTTCCGAAATTTCAAGAGATCATCACTGCGATGGTTGGCGAACATTTAATTCCACATCGGCAGAAGGTCGGTTCTCAGGGCCGATGGATAATACACATTTATAGAGTCCGGCGTCTATTAATTGAAGATTAGAGATCTAAAAAAATGCGCAAATAGGTGAGTAACACGTATAAGAGCCAATGCCACGTTCGACTGACATAAGTAAAATACTTAAGATTAACCAAAATTGTACCGTCAATGTAAACTCCAAAGATGTTGCGTTACGGTGTGTAGCCACTGAATAACGGTTGTCAGGAACAACAAGTGCACTTCCGCTTGATATATATAGGGTATGTTCTGCAACCTTTGTCCAGAGAACAGGAATATCCACAGCATTATCAGCGACACATGACAGGCTCACAGCGTCTCCGACCGCTTTAATTTGTTTCGGCGAAATGTAAGTAATAGCTGGCCGATCCTGCAAAGTAGCTGTAGAAGAAGAGTGAAAatttatccaaaaaaaaaataaataacagcgTTTGAACTTCTTAATTACTGCcgcgaaaaataatttcacctgTTCGTAGCGTCACGGCTAGAAAGACCAGGTACACGTGAAAGGAATTCATCGTATGAAGCTGCAATCGTATACAGAACTTGAACGAGGATCACTTGCGAACGATCGTTCAACGAATGAGACAAAGTTCGCGTTCAGCCTGATATATGCTATCTCACACCACTCACGGTCGAAACTGAATTACACATATTCTTTAAGATGTTATAATTCGTCTGACATATTAACGGTCAACGGCCTATTTCGCAACCAATATTTCTTATGATTTTTACTCAGCGATGCGGCGTGGTACGATAAACAATTGTTAATAGATTGAGGGAATTTCTATTCAAGTGGTGTCGCTGGGAAATTAATGTAGTAGTAGAAGGTGAACATTTGTCAATACGGTAATACGTACGGTATGTTTCTCgaatgtttcaaaaatgttgTTTAATTGGGTCATAACAAGTTTTTCCGTATTCAGTATATATGGTCGAAATAACAAAATGCATAATTTAAGATAATTTATCTTAGTTCTTACGGAATACGCGGTAAAAAGTTTACAAGtgtaaaatattgtacatattgTAAAAAAGTCGTTCGTTATTCTACATTCATCacgattaattattaaatttgatGTTATTGCGCTGTACGTTACtaatttgtaaaaatgttatatAAAAACACCTAAGTACTAGTGAATATTATcgttacatattattataattgcgAGTACGTTGGAATCCCAATAAACAGGTTCAACCCAACTAAGCAGTACTCTGTTAATGAGATTAAATATGTGACAATACTTGTAACGTATGTCTGGAGTACCTTGATTACTTGGTACTCAAATGTGTATTAActtgtttatttcattttcacttctATTGCTAATTTGTATAAATGTTAGATTTAGCATAACGTTTACTCTATAATAAAagtaacgaagaaaaatggacgcaaataaaatacatatcGCAGGCgatatgtaaatataataaaataccgCGACATAGGTACTTCCGATTTTTTGCTGCCTGGTTAATCACTTTACACGATAGATTCAACCTCGAGATTCGATGACGTGGCCTCTGTTAGGGTCCAcagaaattaataacataataatattagGTAACATTAGAACACGAAAATTTGTCATTTCTATTGTCGAACGCAACAATTCAGTTTGACTGATGATGCTAAGATATGCTTGAAAAATTGCTACAACCTTAGAAATCTAGATACTACTTTTTTGACTTTTCTATACGTGGAATGATTATCTACGGAGTGTAAAAAGTTTCGCTTAATTACCAGGTACTAGTTACCAAGgaaaaatggaatgaaaattcacttgttataaaaaacagaagaaaaaaacttatGGTGTAAatagctgtaaaaaaaataatcgtataAAATCGTTTTCACAATTATGCACAATAATCAATCGAACGACCATAAACTGGTACAAATTACAAGGCTCATAAAGGCCATCAACCATTTGGATAGGATGCATCGCGGTGCAGCGGCCCAACGTAGTCCTGGATAGTTAATGTTTGGTATGGAAATTTCTGAAACAAGAAACGGGACTTCATGATTCACAATCACTGCGGTTTGTGTTAGAAAGTCATCcaccaattattattgcttACCGTAAACGTGTACAAATACAAGCAATTAACTCGGAAGAAACACTTCGATTTTACTTCTTCACGGGTGGGTAATTGTAAGATACATACATAGACTCAAATAATACAAGCAGGGCAATGATTCATAACACAATCACAATACAGCagtattattcaaaatttttcataaaacgTTTTAAAATAATTGGTAAGATTATGAACGTGGTACAAAtagtaatataaaataaactgATAGACAAATCAAATAAGATGTGCACTTACGAATTTGTTGTAGCATCTCCATTTCAAATGGGAATACAGTAAAGTGCCAGAAGCATATCAAACCGAATTCAGGGTACATTGTTTCCATTGCATAATTGTTGAGACATGGAAGTTTAATGCATTTGTCGAttcagaaacaaaaaaatttattcaacaaatCTTACCGGAAAATAGCTGCTACAAGAATGGCAAAGGCCACCAATGGTCCTGATGAGAGTGGCATCACAGTAGCTCCATAATGTGCCTGACCACAAGCCGGTGGACAGACAGGAATAATAGTTTCTGTGTGAACAAAACAATGCACAAGCTACAACATGCTATCTACGAAATAATGTTGTCAAATAAATTTCGTAATTTCTTCTAAGTACTGCAATTACTTGACACCTAAGATAGACGGGTTCTAGCTAATGAAACAAGCAATAACAGATCATTAagcattcaaaaatttttccgctaTTCCTAATAAAGTTCAACACTCAGGGACTGTAGCAGAGCATAGCATAAAAATTAACCGTCAATTTGCATTATGATATTGGAAGAAGTAAAAataagtttctttttttgcacATCCCTGCACTTGAATgtttcagaaaataattatcaacacTAATTACGTCCAATTCCGTATAGGGCAACTTGATACTTGGTCACTGTTCGAAATAACAgatacatttaaaaaaattgatgactTTTTCACGATATGTAAGCAGCAGAGTTTACCTCAAATTGCCATACTGCGGGAGCGGGTCTAAATTAATCAAAGTCTATTTTAAAAAGGGCTTACTAATATACTAcagaaaaaatgttgacaaACTAACCGAAGAGCTCGACTTGGGTTTCAGATGTTCCCAGTTTATTCGCAGCTTTGCATACGTATTGGCCGTATTGCCGCTTTTCAATGGTGATGACCCTGATTGTTGTGTCGGTAAATTCATCAGCGGTAGCGAAATGAGAGATACTGTAGTGCTGATTATTTGACAGCGTGACCTCGTCTTTCATCCAGGTAATTGCAGGTGGAGGATAAGCTTcaacgtgacattccaaatcCATGTCGTACTGCAAAGCTTGACCCAAACGTGGACGTGGAGCAGTTATAACTGGTGCGAATTCTACTTCCACAGCAATGTTACGTCTCGCTCCTTTTCCCACTCCATTTTCTGCCACACAATAATATGTGCCACGGTCTTCTTTTCGAATTGCTGAGATTTTAAGAGTGTTGCCGCTGTAGCATGAAGAAAACAAAGTAAAGTTATCTTAGTCGTTGGAGATTTTTGAGCGCCAAGGTGCAAATGGCATGCCGACTATCTTCTTAATTACTACTCTAGAACCCACCCACTATAATATCATTAAACAACT
Proteins encoded in this region:
- the LOC107223282 gene encoding lachesin isoform X1 gives rise to the protein METFGVYLLFALLQLVAAQRTPTISYISQEQIRDIGGTVDLQCSVQYAQDFPVLWVKATKDQLPISTGTTLIIRDSRFSLRYDTASSTYTLQIKDIQETDAATYQCQVIISLSNKISAEVDLQVRRQPVISDNSTRSLVTSEGQSVQLQCYASGHPYPRISWRRENNALLPTGGSIYRGNTLKISAIRKEDRGTYYCVAENGVGKGARRNIAVEVEFAPVITAPRPRLGQALQYDMDLECHVEAYPPPAITWMKDEVTLSNNQHYSISHFATADEFTDTTIRVITIEKRQYGQYVCKAANKLGTSETQVELFETIIPVCPPACGQAHYGATVMPLSSGPLVAFAILVAAIFRNFHTKH
- the LOC107223282 gene encoding lachesin isoform X2, which encodes METFGVYLLFALLQLVAAQRTPTISYISQEQIRDIGGTVDLQCSVQYAQDFPVLWVKATKDQLPISTGTTLIIRDSRFSLRYDTASSTYTLQIKDIQETDAATYQCQVIISLSNKISAEVDLQVRRQPVISDNSTRSLVTSEGQSVQLQCYASGHPYPRISWRRENNALLPTGGSIYRGNTLKISAIRKEDRGTYYCVAENGVGKGARRNIAVEVEFAPVITAPRPRLGQALQYDMDLECHVEAYPPPAITWMKDEVTLSNNQHYSISHFATADEFTDTTIRVITIEKRQYGQYVCKAANKLGTSETQVELFEISIPNINYPGLRWAAAPRCILSKWLMAFMSLVICTSLWSFD
- the LOC107223275 gene encoding D-arabinitol dehydrogenase 1, coding for MEYLSFDPKSKKLTLEECAVPSPSEKEVLIKVSHSGICGTDLHILDGAFPCKDGPLILGHEFSGLVQAVGSAVTAFKVGQKVVADPNTGCNTCDFCHGGNYHFCRLGGIHNTIGIFRDGGWATHVLVPDSQVHLVPEGVKLPQAALVEPLSCLVHGWDILNPVHVGTRILIIGAGIIGSLWSCLLHLYGQRKTVTISEPQVKRRRLFENLDLGFKTVAPEDLKGSEFDLAIDCSGSGPAMQEALTLLGRGGRLCVFGVANPNTEVKFKPFEVYARELAIVGVNINPFTFPKALSLITAMTDTYLDYEKLGIGVYSLKQYQEALTALRNGDISKVVFKF